From the Lolium rigidum isolate FL_2022 chromosome 2, APGP_CSIRO_Lrig_0.1, whole genome shotgun sequence genome, one window contains:
- the LOC124692115 gene encoding protein phosphatase 2C and cyclic nucleotide-binding/kinase domain-containing protein-like isoform X4 — protein sequence MRVLQLLLNHIVSGCSMKLTGSTHTVLKASLQPSQQVVELVGSESPSVISLNPNNQRSRQDISRARLRALENSLENGQVWVPPSPSHRKTWEEQAHIERILHDHFLFRKLTDSQCNVLLDCMQRVEAKPGDIVVHQGGEGDCFYVVGNGEFEVLAIQEEDGKEVSKVLHRYTADKLSSFGELALMYNKPLQSSVRAVTSGTLWALKREDFRGILMSEFSNIPSLKLLRSVELFTRLTVLQLSQLAESLAEVSFADGQVIVDKDDNISCLYIIQRGHVRLTLAADKLNSDSWDLLSAHTKKVQQSQENGNYVVEIDEGGHFGEWALIGESITFTAISVGDVICSTITKEKFDLIVGSLPKLPQADSKLKDSLIPKEHSTDEDFSFRRVQLSDLEWKTCIYAADCSEIGLVQIRGSDKIKSFKRFYIKRVKDLRKEGQVFQEKDIMKSLSQSVCVPEVLCTCADQSYLGILLNCCLCCSLASILNTPLSESSARFYAASVVVALEELHLRSILYRGVSADILMLDRSGHLQIVDFRFAKKLEGERTYTICGIADSLAPEIVLGKGHGFTADWWALGVLIYFMLQSDMPFGSWRESELEPFAKIAKGNLTMPSTFSVEVVDLITKLLVVDENARLGTTGADAVKKHPWFDGIDWKQTANGTSAVPQEISDRIDTYVETLQEDLTVPSSMPGEDPADLTAPEWIQDW from the exons ATGCGTGTGCTGCAATTGTTGCTGAATCATATCGTCTCTGGCTGCAGTATGAAACTC ACGGGGTCCACCCATACCGTACTGAAGGCATCTTTACAACCATCACAGCAAGTAGTAGAACTGGTGGGCTCTGAATCACCATCCGTCATTAGTTTAAACCCCAACAATCAGCGTTCCAGGCAGGATATATCACGCGCACGATTGAGAGCCCTTGAAAATTCTCTGGAAAATGGTCAAGTATGGGTCCCGCCATCTCCGTCACATCGCAAGACATGGGAAGAGCAA GCACACATTGAGAGGATACTACACGATCATTTCCTCTTCAGAAAGCTCACTGATTCGCAGTGCAATGTTTTACTTGATTGCATGCAACGGGTTGAGGCGAAACCTGGGGATATAGTGGTTCATCAG GGTGGTGAAGGTGACTGCTTCTATGTAGTTGGGAATGGTGAGTTTGAAGTTTTGGCTATTCAG GAAGAAGATGGGAAGGAAGTGAGTAAGGTTCTGCATCGGTATACTGCTGACAAACTATCTTCCTTTGGAGAGTTAGCACTAAT GTATAACAAGCCACTTCAGTCTTCGGTTCGTGCTGTGACTAGTGGAACATTATGGGCTCTAAAGCGGGAGGATTTCCGAGGAATTCTCATGTCAGAGTTTTCAAATATACCATCGTTGAAGTTGCTACGGTCTGTAGAGCTGTTTACAAGATTGACAGTACTTCAGTTAAGTCAACTTGCCGAATCACTTGCTGAGGTATCCTTTGCAGACGGACAAGTAATAGTAGACAAG GATGACAACATCTCTTGTCTATATATTATTCAAAGGGGTCATGTGAGACTTACATTAGCAGCTGATAAGTTAAATTCAGATTCTTGGGATCTTCTTAGTGCTCACACAAAGAAGGTCCAACAAAGTCAAGAAAATGGCAATTATGTGGTTGAGATTGATGAGGGAGGACACTTTGGAGAGTGGGCTCTCATTGGAGAGAGTATCACGTTTACTGCTATCTCAGTTGGTGATGTGATCTGTTCTACAATCACAAAAGAGAAATTTgatttaattgtcgggtctttgcCTAAACTTCCACAGGCTGATTCCAA GCTTAAAGATTCTCTTATCCCAAAGGAACATAGTACAGATGAGGATTTTTCCTTTAGGAGGGTTCAGCTATCTGATTTG GAATGGAAGACGTGCATATATGCCGCTGATTGCAGTGAGATCGGACTTGTCCAAATCAGAGGCTCTG ACAAGATCAAAAGCTTCAAAAGGTTTTATATCAAGAGGGTAAAAGACCTCCGTAAGGAAGGACAGGTGTTTCAGGAGAAAGACATCATGAAAAGTTTGAGTCAATCAGTTTGTGTGCCAGAAGTTTTATGTACCTGTGCTGATCAATCGTACCTTGGAATACTGCTGAATTGTTGCCTATGTTGCTCACTGGCTTCAATACTTAATACACCACTAAGTGAGTCATCTGCGCGATTCTATGCAGCTTCAGTTGTTGTTGCTCTAGAAGAACTTCATCTG AGGTCTATTCTTTACAGAGGTGTTTCAGCAGATATCCTAATGCTCGACCGATCAGGACATCTGCAG ATAGTTGACTTCAGGTTTGCGAAGAAGTTGGAAGGTGAAAGGACTTACACAATATGTGGCATCGCTGACTCTCTAGCTCCAGAGATCGTTCTAGGCAAGGGGCATGGTTTTACTGCTGACTG GTGGGCGCTTGGAGTATTGATTTATTTCATGCTGCAATCGGACATGCCATTTGGGTCCTGGAGGGAAAGCGAGCTGGAACCTTTCGCTAAGATTGCGAAGGGGAACCTAACTATGCCGTCGACGTTCAGCGTGGAAGTTGTTGACCTTATAACCAAG CTACTTGTGGTAGATGAGAATGCACGCCTTGGAACCACAGGCGCGGACGCAGTAAAGAAACACCCTTGGTTTGATGGCATTGACTGGAAACAAACAGCAAATGGCACTTCAGCAGTACCTCAGGAGATCTCTGACCGCATCGACACCTATGTAGAAACTCTTCAGGAGGATTTAACGGTGCCCTCTTCCATGCCAGGTGAAGATCCCGCTGATTTGACTGCTCCAGAATGGATCCAAGATTGGTGA